Proteins encoded together in one Riemerella anatipestifer window:
- a CDS encoding cell division protein ZapA, with protein sequence MEVRRININIAGRRYPLNVPADEEETLRKVGKQIETMIKEFETNFNVQDKQDVLAMCALKLGTNAEVAKQNGENNIETVQKRLSSLSQLLDE encoded by the coding sequence ATGGAAGTGCGTAGAATCAATATCAATATAGCTGGTAGAAGATACCCACTTAATGTACCTGCCGACGAAGAAGAAACACTCCGTAAGGTAGGAAAACAAATAGAGACGATGATTAAGGAGTTTGAAACTAATTTTAATGTTCAAGATAAACAAGATGTTTTGGCAATGTGTGCGTTAAAACTAGGTACTAATGCAGAAGTAGCCAAACAAAATGGAGAGAATAATATAGAAACAGTCCAAAAGAGATTGAGCAGCCTCAGTCAATTATTGGACGAGTAA
- a CDS encoding DNA topoisomerase IV subunit B, which translates to MSEALQQVNYSEDNIRTLDWQEHIRLRPGMYIGKLGDGSSADDGIYILLKEILDNSIDEFRMKAGKRIEIKLDDRKVQIRDYGRGIPLGKVVDAVSKMNTGGKYDSKAFKKSVGLNGVGTKAVNALSEYFRVKSVRDNKTKVAEFCRGNITENFPEEDSSDRNGTEITFIPDAEIFLNYKFRKEYIERMLRNYAYLNPGLKIIFNGETYFSENGLKDLLEEEMESQTLYPIVHLKGDDIEVAITHSDKSQTETYFSFVNGQNTTQGGTHLNAFREAYVKTIREFFNKNFDASDIRKSIIAAISINVEEPVFESQTKTKLGSNDIGPQGPTVRTFVIDFLKTKLDNFLHKNPEVAEAIYKKILVSERERKELSGIQKLARERAKKVSLHNKKLRDCRQHYNEQKADRKSETQIFITEGDSASGSITKSRDVETQAVFSLKGKPLNCYGLTKKVVYENEEFNLLQAALNIEESLEDLRYNQVIIATDADVDGMHIRLLMITFFLQFFPDLIKNGHLYILQTPLFRVRNKKETRYCYTEEERIKALNELGKNPEITRFKGLGEISPEEFKHFIGKDIRLEPVVIGKDQTIDQILEFYMGKNTPDRQQFILENLVVEEVIEGE; encoded by the coding sequence ATGAGTGAAGCATTACAACAGGTTAATTATTCCGAAGATAACATTAGAACTCTCGATTGGCAAGAGCATATTAGACTTCGTCCAGGTATGTATATTGGGAAGTTGGGAGATGGTTCATCGGCTGATGATGGTATCTATATTTTATTAAAGGAAATTCTGGATAACTCCATAGATGAGTTCAGAATGAAAGCTGGTAAAAGGATAGAAATCAAGCTAGATGACAGAAAAGTCCAAATCCGAGATTATGGAAGGGGAATCCCTTTGGGGAAAGTGGTAGACGCTGTTTCTAAAATGAATACTGGAGGGAAATATGACAGTAAGGCATTTAAGAAATCGGTGGGACTTAACGGAGTAGGTACAAAAGCAGTTAATGCTTTATCCGAATATTTCAGGGTAAAATCGGTGCGAGATAATAAAACTAAAGTGGCTGAATTTTGCAGAGGTAATATCACAGAGAATTTTCCAGAAGAAGACTCTAGCGATAGAAACGGAACTGAAATTACCTTTATTCCAGATGCTGAAATATTTTTGAATTATAAATTCAGAAAAGAGTATATAGAGCGTATGCTCAGAAACTACGCTTATCTAAACCCAGGTCTTAAAATCATTTTTAATGGAGAAACTTATTTTTCCGAAAATGGACTGAAAGATTTATTGGAGGAAGAAATGGAAAGCCAAACGCTTTATCCAATTGTACATCTTAAAGGTGATGATATAGAAGTGGCCATTACTCACTCGGATAAGTCTCAAACGGAAACTTACTTTTCGTTTGTTAATGGGCAAAATACTACACAAGGAGGAACGCACCTTAATGCCTTTAGAGAAGCTTATGTAAAAACAATACGAGAATTTTTCAATAAAAACTTTGATGCTTCGGACATTAGAAAGTCCATTATTGCCGCGATTTCTATAAATGTAGAAGAGCCTGTCTTTGAATCTCAAACCAAAACCAAGTTAGGCTCTAATGATATTGGTCCACAAGGTCCTACCGTAAGAACTTTTGTGATAGATTTTCTTAAGACCAAATTAGATAATTTCCTACATAAAAACCCAGAAGTTGCAGAGGCAATTTATAAGAAAATACTAGTTTCTGAAAGAGAAAGAAAAGAACTTTCTGGAATACAAAAACTCGCTAGAGAAAGAGCTAAAAAGGTATCTCTACACAATAAAAAACTAAGAGATTGTAGGCAACACTACAATGAGCAAAAAGCCGATAGAAAATCAGAAACTCAGATTTTTATAACGGAGGGAGATTCTGCATCAGGGTCTATCACTAAGTCTAGAGATGTAGAAACTCAAGCCGTGTTTTCTCTCAAAGGGAAACCACTTAACTGCTACGGACTTACCAAGAAAGTAGTGTATGAAAATGAGGAATTCAACCTCTTACAAGCCGCACTTAATATAGAGGAAAGTTTAGAAGATTTAAGATACAATCAAGTCATTATTGCTACCGATGCCGATGTGGACGGTATGCACATTAGATTATTGATGATAACTTTCTTTCTTCAGTTTTTCCCTGATTTAATTAAAAATGGACATTTGTATATCTTACAAACACCATTGTTTAGGGTAAGGAATAAGAAAGAAACTCGCTATTGCTACACAGAAGAAGAGCGTATAAAAGCACTAAATGAACTTGGTAAAAACCCTGAAATCACTAGATTTAAAGGTCTTGGAGAAATCTCTCCAGAGGAATTTAAACACTTTATAGGGAAAGACATTAGACTTGAACCTGTGGTGATAGGGAAAGACCAAACTATAGACCAAATTCTAGAATTTTACATGGGTAAAAACACACCTGATAGACAGCAGTTTATTCTAGAAAATTTAGTTGTAGAAGAAGTTATAGAAGGAGAATAA